The following coding sequences lie in one Clupea harengus unplaced genomic scaffold, Ch_v2.0.2, whole genome shotgun sequence genomic window:
- the LOC122130693 gene encoding LOW QUALITY PROTEIN: glutamate decarboxylase 2-like (The sequence of the model RefSeq protein was modified relative to this genomic sequence to represent the inferred CDS: deleted 3 bases in 2 codons), whose amino-acid sequence MASSGFWSLGGQNADNPGNQSPSATRAWCQAAAQKFPGGLGSKLCAMLNVGEEEKPADTPTKQEQETLDETCGCNKPCNCSKAATGFSDLYSTDLLPALDGDAKTMTFLQEVVDILLAYIVESFDRSTKVIDFHYPNELLQRNNWELSDDPESLDDILVSCRATLKYAIKTAHPRYFNQLSTGLDMVGLAADWLTSTANTNMFTYEVAPVFVLLEYVTLKKMREIIGWPEGRGDGIFSPGGAISNMYAMLLARFKMFPEVKEKGMSSIPKLAAFTSEHSHFSIKKGAAALGIGTESVICIKVDETGKMIPSDLEKKILEAKQKGLVPFFVSATAGTTVYGAFDPLIAISDICKKYNVWFHVDGAWGGSLLMSQKHRGKLNGVERANSMTWNPHKMMAVPLQCSALLVREEGLMQNCNQMHRFYLFQQDKHYDLSYDTGDKALQCGRHVDIFKLWLMWRAKGTIGFEAQIDK is encoded by the exons ATGGCTTCTAGCGGGTTTTGGTCTCTCGGTGGCCAAAATGCTGATAACCCCGGCAACCAAAGCCCCAGTGCAA CAAGAGCATGGTGCCAGGCAGCGGCCCAGAAATTTCCCGGAGGTCTTGGATCGAAATTATGTG CAATGCTAAACGTCGGCGAGGAAGAGAAACCAGCAGACACACCGACCAAACAAGAGCAGGAGACACTGGATGAGACCTGCGGTTGCAATAAACCATGTAATTGTTCTAAAGCAGCAACCGGCTTTTCCGATCTCTACTCAACAG ATCTTCTTCCTGCTTTGGATGGAGATGCGAAGACAATGACTTTCCTCCAGGAGGTCGTGGATATCTTGTTAGCCTATATTGTGGAGTCCTTCGATAGGTCAACGAAAGTCATCGATTTTCACTACCCCAATGAATTACTCCAAAGAAACAACTGGGAACTTTCCGACGACCCTGAGAGCCTGGATGATATCCTTGTAAGTTGTCGGGCCACCCTGAAATACGCCATTAAAACAG CGCACCCCAGGTATTTCAATCAACTCTCCACTGGATTAGACATGGTCGGCCTGGCGGCAGATTGGTTGACATCGACTGCCAATACCAATAT GTTCACCTATGAGGTGGCGCCGGTGTTCGTGCTGCTGGAGTACGTCACGCTCAAGAAGATGAGGGAGATCATTGGCTGGCCTGAGGGCCGCGGGGACGGAATCTTCTCTCCTG GTGGCGCCATATCCAACATGTACGCCATGCTGCTGGCACGCTTCAAGATGTTCCCTGAAGTGAAGGAAAAAGGAATGTCGTCAATCCCCAAACTAGCAGCCTTCACCTCAGAGCAT AGCCATTTCTCCATCAAAAAAGGTGCTGCTGCCCTTGGCATCGGGACAGAAAGCGTCATCTGCATCAAGGTGGATGAGAC AGGGAAGATGATACCATCTGACCTTGAGAAGAAGATCCTGGAAGCGAAGCAGAAG GGCCTCGTCCCGTTCTTTGTGAGCGCCACGGCCGGCACCACTGTCTACGGAGCCTTTGATCCTCTCATCGCCATTTCTGACATCTGCAAGAAATACAACGTCTGGTTCCACGTGGAC ggtgccTGGGGAGGCAGTCTGCTCATGTCACAGAAACACCGGGGGAAGCTGAACGGGGTTGAGAG AGCCAATTCAATGACATGGAACCCCCACAAGATGATGGCCGTCCCACTG CAGTGTTCTGCCCTCCTGGTCAGAGAAGAG GGCCTGATGCAGAATTGCAACCAGATGCAC CGGTTCTACCTGTTCCAGCAGGACAAGCACTACGACCTATCCTACGACACGGGGGACAAGGCCCTGCAGTGCGGACGTCACGTGGACATCTTCAAGCTCTGGCTCATGTGGAGGGCCAAG gGCACCATCGGTTTTGAAGCTCAGATTGACAAG
- the LOC122130692 gene encoding LOW QUALITY PROTEIN: myosin-IIIa-like (The sequence of the model RefSeq protein was modified relative to this genomic sequence to represent the inferred CDS: inserted 1 base in 1 codon) — protein MAPEVIACEQQLDSTYDARCDVWSLGITAIELGDGDPPLADLHPMRALFKIPRNPPPTLHQPEIWSAEFNNFIGKCLIKDFELRPNVTDLLQHAFIRQAVGREKVIQKQLMELIDLNQQMGNIEKTSQHGKPDKDAEGNDRHERIHTKKNSCAKCNNEAHGSVDDLATMEVLDENSVTEQLQVRYAAEQIYTYVGDILIAVNPFRDMDIYTSEHTKMYIGAKRSXKPPHIFAVADIAYQSMVSYNSDQCIVISGESGAGKTESAHLLVQQLTVLGKANNRTLQEKILLVNNLVEAFGNACTVINDNSSRFGKYLEMKFTCGGTVVGAQISEYLLEKSRVIHQAFGERNFHIFYYIYAGLAERKKLAHYKLSESKTPKYLHSEHIKLVPDIMTSVFYKEQFEAVEQCFKVIGFTLEELGSVYSTLAAILNAGDIEFASVASEHQTDKSNISNTAVLENTSSLLRISADELQEALTSHCVVTRGETIVRSNTPEKAAEVRDAMGKALYGRLFSWIVNRINSLLRPDSQLGEEDKGLNIGILDIFGFENFKKNSFEQLCINIANEQIQFYFNQHIFAWEQDEYLNEDVDARVIEYEDNRPLLDLFLQKPMGMLSLLDEESRFPQATDQTLVEKFEGNLKSKNFWRPKRVDLGFGIHHYAGKVVYNAGGFLAKNRDALPADIVLLLRSSENDLIRRLVTHPLTKTGNLAHTKGKTMGTLRSQRTPQRTINLAKMGMLSFFSFSASESDARPEGEGGDTTRHPRETTNMRTQTVASYFRYSLMDLLSKMVAGQPHFVRCIKPNNDRQASKFDREKVLIQLRYTGILETAKIRRQGYSHRIAFANFIQRYYILAFRANEEPPLTPETCAAILEKAKLENWVLGKTKVFLKYYHVEQLNLMMRLTTERIVLVQAYVRGWLGAKRYKMILEKRNQSAMVLQSAYRGQKVRKQVSDDKSKAKFEACIIRFQAICRGYLARKMCKALLDEKNKAAAKIQAHYRGHRERKSFKKRKEAMEQERASEDEEITPTQTPVPMEEDLILAEEAAMATESGPACGSGGADGGTTEEEDETKAAVCLQSNFRGHKERKKYKERRKTLAGQELAMNPEPCSTDDYEPELVAMQEEEEQIEQAEPEGENQEGVEGEPDPEQEAKAATVLQSNFRGHKERQRLEKEGKIPKKGKGVPEEHEEPFPEPPPVDEATELQEACEEVIVEQEQDAAEGTGEEDEERAATVLQSNFRGHKERKKLQEEGKIPNKKEKTTCEPSPEPLAEEPLPDPTQPASEPKTESELEVELETECVRESGQEPDVEQPCSSQPDIDEEKAATVLQSNFRGHRERKKLKEKRGETQQEKGCETNMEEEEENTEECEEVEGEVLEITDIHVEHRTCVSQQDELHEEEQAAVKIQSTFRGHKDRKNLKAATEREAEELEDFSTQISKASQDCYTVQLKLNEIILAHQMDPSSNGMFMKGKAVNGIAHQQSVDPKQTRTPRRTQKPKTLNTPEDSTYYTLIHRSVQDERRRPRKQCGGKLPDMDDQYYQGLSPSKSMGALSSQCQLPDDTRASTDRSRSSDRPLSEPGAPIVPRDQRRSLPRMPSTESEAEDNPYDFRKILRKTSQRRRLIKQC, from the exons GTGTCTGATCAAAGACTTTGAGCTGCGCCCCAACGTGACCGACCTCCTGCAGCATGCCTTCATCAGGCAAGCCGTCGGACGGGAGAAGGTCATCCAGAAACAGCTGATGGAGCTCATCGACCTAAACCAACAGATGGGCAACATCGAGAAGACCAG CCAACACGGAAAGCCAGACAAAGATGCAGAGGGTAACGACAG GCATGAGCGAATCCACACCAAGAAAAACAGCTGCGCAAAGTGCAACAATGAGGCGCACGGCTCCGTGGACGATTTGGCCACTATGGAGGTGCTGGATGAG AATTCTGTAACGGAGCAGCTGCAGGTACGGTATGCTGCTGAGCAGATCTATACCTACGTGGGTGACATCCTCATCGCAGTCAATCCCTTTCGTGACATGGATATCTACacatcagag CACACAAAGATGTACATAGGAGCCAAGCGCA GCAAACCCCCGCACATATTTGCTGTGGCAGACATCGCTTACCAATCCATGGTTTCATACAACTCCGACCAG TGCATAGTGATTAGTGGAGAGAGTGGTGCTGGGAAGACGGAGAGTGCCCACCTGCTGGTGCAGCAGCTGACGGTGCTGGGCAAG GCCAATAACCGCACGCTGCAGGAAAAGATCCTTTTGGTAAATAATCTTGTGGAGGCCTTCGGCAACGCCTGCACCGTTATCAACGACAACTCCAGCCGCTTCGGGAAGTACCTGGAGATGAAGTTTACCTGTGGTGGAACGGTGGTGGGGGCTCAGATCTCCGAGTATCTACTGGAGAAATCTCGCGTCATTCATCAGGCTTT TGGTGAGAGGAATTTCCACATTTTCTACTACATCTATGCTGGGCTGGCGGAGAGGAAGAAGCTTGCCCACTACAAGCTTTCTGAAAGCAAGACTCCCAA ATACCTTCACAGCGAGCACATTAAATTGGTACCTGACATCATGACCAGCGTCTTCTACAAGGAGCAGTTTGAGGCTGTGGAACAGTGCTTCAAAGTAATCGGATTCACCCTGGAG GAGCTAGGCAGCGTGTACAGCAccctggcagccatcttgaacgCAGGTGACATTGAGTTTGCCTCTGTGGCCTCGGAGCACCAGACTGACAAGAGCAACATCTCTAACACGGCTGTGCtggagaaca CCTCCTCGCTGCTACGCATCAGCGCAGACGAGCTGCAGGAGGCCCTGACGTCTCACTGCGTGGTGACGCGCGGTGAGACCATCGTGCGGTCCAACACCCCGGAGAAGGCGGCCGAGGTGCGCGACGCCATGGGCAAGGCACTGTACGGGCGTCTCTTCAGCTGGATCGTCAACCGCATCAACTCCCTGCTGAGGCCTGACAGTCAGCTggg tgagGAAGACAAAGGGCTGAACATTGGGATCCTGGACATCTTTGGCTTTGAGAACTTTAAGAAGAACTCCTTCGAGCAGCTCTGCATCAACATTGCCAACGAGCAGATCCAGTTCTACTTCAATCAGCACATATTCGCCTGGGAGCAG GATGAGTACCTGAACGAGGATGTGGACGCACGGGTCATCGAGTATGAGGACAACCGGCCGCTGCTGGACCTGTTCCTGCAGAAGCCCATGGGCATGCTTTCCCTATTGGACGAGGAGAGCCGCTTCCCCCAGGCCACGGACCAGACACTCGTGG AAAAGTTTGAAGGCAATCTGAAGTCCAAGAACTTCTGGAGACCAAAGCGAGTAGACCTGGGGTTCGGCATCCACCACTATGCCGGCAAG GTGGTTTACAATGCAGGTGGTTTCCTGGCCAAAAACAGAGATGCTCTTCCTGCTGACATCGTCTTGCTGCTGAGGTCATCCGAAAATGACCTTATCCGCAGGTTGGTCACCCATCCACTCACCAAAACAG GTAACCTGGCACACACCAAGGGCAAGACAATGGGCACACTGCGCAGCCAGCGTACCCCTCAACGCACCATCAACCTCGCCAAG ATGGGGatgctttcttttttcagtttctCCGCCAGTGAG TCTGACGCTCGTCCTGAG ggggaagGTGGTGATACTACTCGTCACCCCAGAGAGACAACCAACATGAGGACGCAAACAGTGGCCTCGTACTTCAGA TACTCCTTAATGGACCTGCTGTCCAAGATGGTGGCTGGCCAGCCACACTTTGTGCGCTGCATTAAGCCCAACAACGACCGCCAGGCCAGCAAGTTTGATCGGGAGAAAGTTCTGATCCAGCTGCGCTACACCGGAATCCTGGAGACGGCCAAGATCCGCCGGCAGGGCTACTCCCACCGGATCGCCTTCGCCAACTTCATCCAGAG GTACTACATCCTGGCCTTCCGGGCCAACGAAGAGCCACCTCTCACTCCAGAGACTTGTGCCGCCATTTTGGAGAAAGCCAAGTTGGAGAACTGGGTCTTGGGTAAAACAAAG gtGTTCTTGAAATACTACCATGTGGAGCAGCTGAACCTGATGATGCGTCTGACCACTGAACGCATTGTGCTGGTACAGGCCTATGTGCGGGGCTGGCTGGGCGCCAAACGCTACAAGATGATCCTGGAAAAGAGGAATCAGAGTGCCATGGTCCTGCAGTCAG CCTACAGAGGACAAAAAGTACGGAAACAGGTTTCAGACGACAAAAGCAAAGCCAAGTTTGAGGCCTGCATCATTCGGTTTCAAGCAA TCTGCAGAGGGTATCTTGCCAGAAAAATGTGTAAGGCATTACTGGATGAGAAGAATAAAGCTGCTGCCAAAATCCAAGCTCACTACAGgggccacagagagaggaagagtttcAAAAAGAGGAA AGAGGCCATGGAGCAGGAAAGGGCCAGTGAGGACGAGGAGATCACACCGACCCAAACTCCTGTCCCCATGGAAGAGGACCTTATCCTGGCAGAGGAAGCTGCGATGGCTACAGAATCGGGCCCGGCTTGTGGGTCTGGAGGGGCCGACGGTGGAACaactgaagaggaggatgaaacTAAGGCTGCCGTCTGTCTCCAGAGCAACTTTAGGGGccacaaagagaggaagaagtacAAGGAGCGCAGGAAGACCTTGGCTGGGCAAGAGTTGGCCATGAACCCTGAACCCTGCTCCACAGACGATTATGAACCAGAGCTTGTTGCCatgcaagaggaagaggaacagaTCGAGCAAGCTGAACCCGAAGGGGAGAACCAGGAAGGAGTTGAGGGAGAACCAGACCCGGAACAGGAAGCCAAGGCCGCCACGGTCCTCCAGAGTAACTTCAGAGGGCACAAGGAACGGCAGCgtctggagaaagaggggaagattCCGAAGAAAGGGAAGGGTGTCCCCGAGGAGCATGAAGAGCCTTTCCCTGAGCCTCCCCCAGTGGACGAAGCCACAGAGTTACAGGAGGCATGTGAGGAGGTCATTGTTGAGCAGGAGCAAGATGCAGCCGAGGGCACaggggaggaggatgaagagagggcCGCCACGGTTCTCCAGAGCAACTTCAGGGGCCACAAGGAGCGCAAGAAGCTGCAGGAAGAAGGTAAGATACCCAATAAAAAGGAGAAGACGACGTGTGAGCCGTCACCAGAGCCTTTAGCTGAGGAACCCCTGCCAGATCCAACACAGCCTGCTTCTGAACCAAAAACTGAGTCAGAACTTGAGGTAGAACTAGAGACTGAATGTGTGCGTGAATCAGGGCAGGAGCCAGATGTAGAACAGCCTTGTTCGAGCCAGCCAGACATTGACGAAGAAAAGGCAGCCACTGTCCTCCAAAGCAATTTccgaggacacagagagaggaagaagctcaaggagaagagaggagaaacacaacAAGAAAAGGGATGTGAAACgaacatggaggaggaggaggagaatacaGAAGAATGTGAAGAGGTTGAGGGAGAGGTTCTGGAGATCACTGATATCCATGTAGAGCACCGCACATGCGTGTCACAGCAGGATGAGCTCCATGAGGAAGAACAGGCTGCCGTAAAAATCCAGAGCACCTTCAGGGGCCACAAGGACAGGAAGAATCTAAAGGCTGCCaccgagagagaggcagaggaactGGAGGACTTCTCCACACAG ATCTCCAAGGCCTCACAGGACTGCTATACCGTGCAGCTGAAACTGAATGAGATCATCCTCGCCCACCAGATGGACCCCAGCAGTAATGGCATGTTCATGAAGGGAAAAGCTGTGAATGGCATCGCTCATCAACAGTCAG TCGACCCGAAGCAGACGCGCACTCCCCGGCGAACACAGAAACCAAAGACGCTCAACACGCCAGAAGATTCTACATACTACACCCTCATCCAT AGATCAGTCCAGGATGAGAGGCGAAGGCCCAGGAAGCAATG TGGAGGGAAGCTGCCAGACATGGATGACCAGTATTACCAGGGCCTGTCTCCTTCCAAGTCCATGGGCGCCTTGTCCAGCCAGTGCCAGCTGCCCGACGACACGCGCGCCTCCACGGACCGGAGCAGATCGTCTGACAGGCCCCTCTCGGAGCCTGGGGCCCCCATCGTGCCCAGAGACCAACG GCGATCCCTTCCCAGAATGCCCTCcacagagagtgaggcagaagaCAACCCTTACGACTTCAGGAAGATTCTGCGCAAGACCTCTCAAAGACGAAGACTAATCAAGCAGTGCTGa